The nucleotide sequence ACGCCGCCCGCTGATGATCGCGCTGATGGTGCTCACCATCGTCCTGGGAGCGCTCGGGTCGCTGTACTTCGTGAACAAGTCGACCGAACGGATCGCGGTCGCCGCGCTGTCCAAAGACGTCGCTTGGGGCCAGGTTCTGACGGTGTCGGACCTGACGGAGGTGAGCATCGTCGCGGATCCGGCGTTGCAGCCGGTGACGTGGGCACACAAGAGTGACGTGGTCGGCGAGCGCGCTACCACGGACCTGCTGGCCGGTTCGTTGCTTACCGCGGGCGCAGTTACAGCCACGGCGAGTGTGCCGCCGGCCGGCCTGGCGTTGGTCGGGGTGCTGCTGAAGGCCGGGCAAATGCCGTCGACGCCGATGACGGCGCGGGATCACGTGCTGCTGGTGGTGACCGCCCAGATCGGTGCGTCCACTTCGACGACCGGGGCTGCGGCCGCGCCGCAGACGGTCGCGGCGACAGTGTTCACCGTCGGCGGGGTGGATGCCACGGGCTCGTCGACTGTGGACGTCCTGGTGCTGCAGGCCAGCGCTGCCAGCATCGCGTCCGCCGCGGCGTTGGGGCGCGTCGCCATCGTCCTGGTGCCCAGGAGCTGATGCCCAGATGCTGATCGCAGTGGTCTCACCGAAGACGTCAACAGGCGCCACCACGGCGGCGTTGGCGTTGACGCTGGCCTGGCCGCAGCCTGCGATGCTCGCCGAGCTGGATCCGCGCGGTGGCGACATCCTGTGGGGCTATGGGCAGGGGCAGAACATCGGCGCTGCCGGGTTGCTGCGCCTGCAGCTACAGCTCAGCGGCCGCACCCAGCAGTCGATGTCGACTGCGCTGTGGAAAGAGGTTATCGAACTGCCGGGGGCCGGTCAGCGATGGTGGATGCCCGGCCTGACGGAACCTCGCCAGGTCGGATCGGTCGACTGGCTGGCGATGGTCCGCGCTTTGCGATCTGTCGACCGGGTCGATGTGCTGGCCGACTGCGGCTCTGTATTCGGCGATCCTGTCCATCTGCCGCGGCCGATCTGGTCGGCGGCTGACCTGGTGGTCTTGGCGGTCCGTCCCACCCTGCAGGGTGTGCACGCGGCGCAGAACGCGGCCGGGATGCTCCGTGGCGATTTGATCGCCGGCGGTATGGGTGTGGAGCGTCTGGTGTCGGTGGTCATCGGGTGCGCGCGGGCGTATCCGACGAAGAAGGTCGCCGAGGTCTTGGCCGAGCACGCACCTGTGGTGGGTGAGTTGCCGTACGACCCGGACAGCGCCGACGTGCTCGGCGGGTTGAAGGATCAGCCCAAGCGGTTCGCTCGGTCGGCGTTGATGAAAGGCGCGATCGACCTGGGGCAGCAGTTGGGCTCGAGGGTGATGCAGATGCAGCCGCCCCGTCCCGTTGCGCCGGCGCGTCCGGCGTTTTCACCGCGGCCGGAGTTGCGGCGGCCGCCGGTTCCCGAAGCTTCGCAGCAGCCGGCCATGCAGCAGTTTCCGGTGGCGACGTCGGTTGCGGCGCCGTCGCCGGTTCGGCCACGCCCGGCCGCTCAGCGAGGTCACACGATCGACGCGGCGCCGATCACGCCGATCGCCAGGCCCCCGAAGCTCAGCGCATCCGAATCGTCACGCCCAAAGGGAGAGATCTGATGGCCGAGAAGCAGTCTGGCAAAGCGCCAGTTGGACAGAACGGCACCACGGTGCGTGGGCCGCAATGCGCCGGCACGACCACGCTCCTGCGGGATCTCCGCTCTGCGCTACAGATGGGGGATCCGCAATGACGGACATCCAGCAGCAGAGTGCCTTCGGCGGGCCAGATGAGGTGGCATCGGAGGTCGACTACGCCCTGGTCGGGCGGATCCGTGAGGAGGTCAACCGGCAGCTTGAAGAGTACGAGCGGACGAACGGGTCGCTGACGCCGGAATCGACGCGGCAGATGGCCAGCAATCTGATCATGCGGGAGCTGGAGATCTACACGATGTCCTCCGCCGCGTCAGGGCTGGGGGTGATGTCAGCGCAGGACGAGATCGCCGTCCGCGACGCCGTAATCGCCCGGATGTTCGGGATGGGCCGCATCGAGGCGCTGCTGGACAACCCCGAAGTGGAGGACCTGTACATCTGCGGGTCCGACCCCGTGATTGCGAAGTTCTTCGGCGGCCGGAAGGAAACGTGGCCGCCGATCGCGGAATCCGACGACGACTTGATCAACCAGGCAATGGCAATTGCGACTCACCAGGGCATGAACGAGCGTGACATCACCACGGCCAGACCATTTCTGAACATGAACCTGCCGAACCATGATGCTCGGTTGGCGTTCATTTTCGGGGTGACGCCGCGGCCGATCATCACCATCCGCCGGCACCGTTTCGTCCAGGTGCAGCTGGAGCATCTGGTCCGCTGGGGCACCCTGTCCAGGGCGATGATGGCGCTGCTGCAGGCCGCGGTGATCGGGCACCGGTCGATCCTGATCGTGGGTCCGCAGTCGGCCGGGAAAACCACCATGCTGAGGGCGCTGTGCCAGTGCATTTCCTCCACCGAGCGGTGGGCGACCCTGGAGACCGAGTACGAGTTGCTCTTGCACACGATGCCGGAGCGGTTCCCGCTGTTGATCGCGGTGGAGGAACGGGTCGGGTCCGGGGAGAAGGACGCCGCTGGCAACCTGGCCGGCCAGATCACCCTCGGTGATGTGTTCCCGTGGACGCTGCGGCACTCCTTGGACCGGGTGGTGGTCGGCGAATGTCGTCCGAGGAAATTGTGTCTGTTTTGCGCGCCATGTCGCGTGGCTACCGCGGATCGATGGCGACGTTCCATGCGGACTCGGCGAGGGAGACGTTCGAGTCGATGGCGTCCCTTCTCATAGAGTATGCACCATCGCTGACCCACGACGCGGCGATGCGTCAGATCGCGACCGCGCTGGATCTCGTGGTGTTCATCGACAGAGAGGCCGGCGTCGACCGCACCACCGGCGAGCCGACCGAAATCCGCTACGTCACAGAGATCCTCGAAGTCGGGCCGGTGTCCTCCGACAGCGGACTGCCAACCGTCACCGAGATCTTCAAGCCGTTGGAGGATCTGAACCGGCGGGCCCAGGACCCCCGCGGATACCCGGTCGGCGCCGGCCTGGCCGACGACGGCCTGTGGGCCCGCCGGGCCGGTCTGGACTTGGCGTGGCTGCAGCCCGAACACGGCGCCTGGGACGGGCCTTTCCCGCTGCGGTCATGGCTGGATCCGGTCAACCCTGACGAAGGCGACCTCCGATGAGCATCTACAACGTGCTGGTCGTCGCCTGCGTCGTCGTGGTCATCTCCGCGATGTGGGGAGCCGGGTTCGCGTTGCGCGGCCGGGCCGCCGGTGACGGGCCGTTCAGGTCCAGGGCCACCCGCGTCCGCACCGCGGGGGCGTTGACGATGGCTCGGCACCGCGCAGTCCGGTGGGCGGTCGCGCTGGGTGGTGGGGCGCTGGTGTGGCTGGGAACGGGGTGGCCGATCGGCGGCTTGCTGTTCGCTGTGCTGGTGATGACGGTGCCGTTCTTCTTCGGCGGCGCGAAGATCGCGGCCGATCGCATCAGAATGCTCGAGGCGCTGGAGCAGTGGGTGCGGTACCTGTCCGATGCGATGTCAGCAGGTTCGATGCCGGTGCAAACCATCGTGAAGTCAGCCGATCATGCGCCGCCGGCGATCAAGGCGCAGGTGACCCGGCTGGCGACGCGTCTGGCCACCCCACGTTTGGACAGAAATGTGGTGCTGGAGGCGTTCGCCGACGAGATCGACGACGCCCTCGGCGACATCGTCGTCCTGGCCCTCAAGCGGGCCGTGAATGCTCGCGGCGGTGAACGCGTCCCGCAGGTTCTCCAAACGTTGGCCGAGGCGGTCGCGGCCGACGTGAAGGCCCGCCGCAACATCGAAAAGGGCCGCTCCGGGCCCCGCAAGGAGACCCAGACGATCGTGCTGTTCCTCGCAGCCGGCGTCGGTGCGTTGTCGCTGTTCACCAACTACCCGCGGATGTACGCCACGGCCGAAGGTCAGGTCGTGCTGTCCATTCTGGGAGCCGTTGTCCTGCTGGCCCTGGGGATGATGCGTCGGCTGTCCGTCGGCGGCCAGCCCCCGCGGATCCTCACCGAGCGAAACGGCGGTGGGGGCGCATGAACCCCGTCCTGATCGGAACGCTCGTGACCGGCGGGCTGGTCGGCCTCGGCGTTTACCTGTTCGTCAGTGTTCTGGTGCCGGAGCGGGTGTCCCTGGCCGAGGCGGTCGGGTTGGACAGATCCATCGCTGGGATGGCGGTGCTCGAGCAGGAGGCGTCGAGCCAGGTCGTCGTGCAGGGATGGGCCACCAAGTGGGTCGCCCGCGCCGAGGTCAAGTTGAACTCGTGGCGGCTCACGACGCCCGACGCCGACCTGGCGCTGATCGAGTGGACCCGCGGCCGGTTCCTGCTGGCCAGGGTCGCGCTCACGGGTGTCGCGGTCATCGTGGGCCCGGCGATGTGGGCGCTGCTGGCACTGGCCGGCGCACCGCTGCCGTTCGCTGTGCCGCAGGGTATGTCGCTGCTGTTCGGCCTGTTCCTCTGGTATGCCGTCGGCTTGTGGGTGAAGGGACAGGCTGCCGCCCGCCGGTTGGAGATGCGGGAAGCGCTCGTCTCCTACCTTACGTTGTTGGCGCTGTACAAGGCTTCCGGCGACGGAATGGTCGGCGCGTTGCAGCAGGCCGCCACTGACTCTGATGCGTGGACGTTCCGCCGGATCGATGCGCGGCTCTCGGCGTCGGTCCGCGCCGGCGGTTCACCTCAGGGCGGGCTGCGCCGGTTGGGGGACGAGCTGGGGATCGGTGAGCTGGGCGATGTCGCCGATATCGCCGCCACCGCCGGTCTGGAGGGCGCCGGTGTGTTCACCACATTGCTGGCCCGGGCCAACGCCCTGCGCAACCAGATGCAGACGGACGCTGAATCCAATGCGGCCGCCAACTCGGTGCGCCTGGGTGTGCCGAAAGCTCTTCTCGTGGCGACTGGTGTCGCCTTCATGATGTACCCGCTGATCAGCCAGATCTCCGGGGCATAAGTCACCGATGGAATGGGGAAGCACGATGATGCAGGCCTACTGGCATCTGTACCTGATGGGAGAAGCGGTGGCGCGCAAGCGGATCCGTGCCATGCAGAAGAACGGGGAGCGGGGGTCCAGCGGTGGTCCGTCGCTGGAGACCCTCGTGCTGCTGGCGCTGGGTGTCACCGCGGCACTGGGCCTGGGTGCCTTCATCGTCGTCAAGATCACCAGCAAGGAGTCCTCGGTCAACCCCTGACCTGGGACACCCAGATGATGATGACGACCAGGCCGTGGAAAGGCCGGCACGGCGGCGAGAGGGGCAGCGGCGGCGGGCCGTCGCTGACCTTGTTGCTGCTCGTGCCGGCCATCTTCGCGATCGTCTTCGGCGGGATCTACATCGGCTTCCGGTTGTACGGGTCCAACCTCGCCTTGGATGCGGCGAACGCCGGTGCCCGGGCGGCGGCGGTGCTTCCGGTGTCGTTGGACCGTGGTCGCCAAGCGGCCCAGGACTTCCTGGACCACGACGCGGACGGAACCCTCATTAACACGTCGGTATCGATCGCGATGAACGGCAACTCAGTGGTGGTCATTGTCTCGGGCAACACCGTGGCGCTACCGGGCCGCGTGACCCAGCAGGCCGCGCTCGTCGTGGAGGTCGCACCATGAGGACCAGCTGGAGGCGGCTGCGGGCCGCCGGTGGTGAGCGCGGCGCGGGTGGGCAGTCCTTGGAGTTGCTGCTGCTCGTTCCCGCTGTATTGGTGCTGTTCGCGGTCATGGTCGCGGTCGGCCGGTATCAGCTGGGCACTTCCAAGATCGACCAAGCGGCCGGCGCTGCCGCCCGCGCAGCGTCCCTGCAGTCGACTGCGGCCGCGGCCCAACCGGCCGCGCAGTCCGCGGCTGCCGCCTCGCTGGACGGTGCCGGTATCACCTGCCAAAACATCTCGGTCATCGTCGACACCTCGGCGTTCACGGCCGGCGCCGGATCCGGCGCCGCCGTGCAGGTCAGCGTGACCTGCACCGTGCAGTGGTCGGATCTTTCCATCCCGGGGTGGCCCGGGCAGAAGACGATCACCTCGACTGCAGCGTCGCCGCTGGATCTGAAGAGGATCGGAACTTAACGATTCCCCAGCGGTGAAGCTAGGGATTTCTAACTCGGACTGCACCGCTAACCGACTCGATGGAGGGTGGCAAGTGTCTTACGTCGTCAACGCTAGTGTGGCCTCGTTCTGCCACAGCCAGAATCGTTCTGGCCGCGTTCCTGTCCCGGTGGGCGGTGTAACCGCATTCGTGGCACAGGAAGTTCCGTTCGGCGAGTCCCAGTCGTTGCGTGGCTCTTGCGAAACAGTGGGAACACGTCATTGTCGTGTAAGCGGGCTGAACCATCACCACCGTTCGGCCAGCCCGCTGGGCGTACTCGATCAGTTCGCGTTTGGTGGCACCGATGGCGGCGTCAGCGGACTTCCTTGCCATGGTGGATTTGGCGAGGAACTTCGGTTTGAAGTCTTCGATAGCGATCAGCCCGTGGTTGTCTACAACGGACCTGGCCCACACTCGTGCGGTGTGCGTGTTCTGCCGCTGGGCCTTCTTGGCGATCTTCGCACTCGAAAGTTTTGCCTGGCGGTATCCGTTGGATTGGGCCTGGCCTCGTGGTCTGCGTCGCCGGGACATCTTCCGCTGCGCTTTTGCCAGCTCGGCGGCGCACCGCTTGCGGTGCCCGCCGTACGGCAGATCGTAGACATTGTCGGTGGTTGTCGCTGTCTTGGTGACGCCCCAGTCGATGCCGATCGCACCGTCAGCATCAGGCAGTCTTTCGGCCTCGCGGCGCACGACGAAAGAGGCGTACCAGTGACCGAGACTGTCTTGGTAGACCTGGCACGACGTCGGCTCGGATGGCAGGCTTCGGGACCAGACGACCGGAATGCTGACTCCTCCGGGGAGTCTGAGGCGACCGTCTCTGATCGAGAAGCCACGGACGGTATATGCGAGGGTGGGCAGCGACCCGTTACGTTTCTTGACCTTCGGCCGTTTGTGTCCCTTGACCTTGAACGACTGGTTGAGCGCAAGCCCGTAGTTGCGGAGGGTCTGTTGCTGGGCGACCTGCGAGCCGTCTCGCAGCCACGCGAACGAACCACGTGCCTGGGTGAGAAGTTTGCTCAGCTTGCCGAATGTGGGTCTTTGTCCCGAGCGTTGCTGATGAACGGCTTCGTTCCAGATAAACCGACAACGATGCCACTCGTCGACCAGCGAACGCTTAGCCTCAGCTCCAGGCCGCAGGCGGTAGGCGTAGCGGATAATCTCGATGCTCATGTCGCACGCCTTCCATGTCGTGTGCGGCCCGAAGTACAGCTGCCCGGTCATCCCCGGATCCGTCGTCCCTTGGCTCAAGGAGATCATCGGAGAGGTGTGAAGCGGGAACGCCGCGCCGATCCTGGAATTGAAACGATGCCAGAGCACGTACATCCGCTCGTGAGCTGCGATCCCCAATTGGGTATCTGTCGGGGTCAAGCAGGTCGGTGGCGGGTCAGTGCGGTTGCTTCGATGAAGGTTTCCGATGCTCAAGTCCAGGTTCACAACGTGCTGAATCAGTTCATGCTTCGGCGTCGCTGTCGGCGTCACCAGCCTTGGAGGCGATTGAGCGGTATGTCGAGAACCAGCTCACTAAATTTGTTTTCTTACCTCGCTCTGGCTGCCGCCAGGGGCTTCACGGACGGAAGTTGATGAACCAGCGCGTAGGTATACAGGCGCGGTGGGAGCGGCTGCACACCCGTCGGACCGATGCCGGTTCTGGCGGTGGGATGTCGCTGATGATGGCCATCTTCATCATCGCGCTGATCATGGTGCTCGGTCTGGTCATTGACGGGTCGGCGAAGGCGAAGGCGATCGATCGGGCCAATCAACTGGCGTCCGAGGCGGCCCGGGCCGGCCTGCAGGCGGCGGCACCGGAGGGCGTCGACGCCGCTGCAGTGAATGCGGCTGTTGGTGTGTACCTGCACGCGCAGGGCATCTCGGACTTCACGAGTGCGGTTGGCAAGCAACAAGTCGTGGTCACCGTGACGATCACGCAACCGACAAAGATGTTGTCTGCCATCGGGATTGATTCAACGACCGTGACAGGGCGGGGCACCGCCAACTTTGTCTTCGGCTACGGGCAGTAGGAAAGGCACGTCATGATCGGACGCATCCTGCGGTCGCTGACCGCGCTGGTGGTCCTGGTGGCCGCGGTCGTCGGGGCGCCCATCGCCTTGTGGATCCTGGGTCGACAGTTCCTCCCCGACGGAGTGCCCAACGGCGCGGCCATCTGGGCGGCCCTGTGGGACAAGGACACCGGCTCGACGTTTCTGGGCCTGCTGGTCATCGTCGGCGCGGTCGCATGGCTGGTATTCACCTTTTGCGTGATCGTCGAGATCTTGGCGCGGCTGTCCGGTCGCCGCCGGACCTGGCGGATCCCCGGCTTGGAGGTCCCGCAGTCGGCGGCGTCCGCGTTGATCGGCACTCTGCTGGCCGGCACCATCATGATGGGCGGATCGATGGCGTCCGCCGCCACGCCACCGGTGGATCTGCATCAGGCGCTGGCGCAGAAAGCCGCTGTAACCCGGGTGATGGACCAGGCCACCCGCCTTTCACCAGCCGCCGCGAAGGCCACCACGGTCCGCACCTCCGGCGCCGGACACGCGGCCCCGCAGCATCACAGCCGTCCAGCAGCCACGACGCCATCCAAGACGGGCCCGGTGTGGATGGTGAGCCGGTACGACACCCTGTGGTCGATCGCGGAGAAGACCCTCGGGTCCGGCGACAGGTTCCAGGAGATCGCCGACCTGAATGTCGGCGCGCCGCAGCCGGACGGAAAAGCCCTGCACTCGGCATCGACGCCCCTGGAAATCGGATGGAAGCTGATGCTGCCGTCCACGGCCAAGCTGCCCGCCACCACCTCGACGGCTTCGACCACCACGAGTGCGACTGTGGCGGCGCACTCGGTGAAGGTGAAGCCAGGGGAGACGTTGAGCAGCATCACGGAGCGGGAACTCGGCGACGCCGACGCCTACCCGGCGGTGGCCACGGCGAATCACCTGGCCAACCCTGACCAGATCGACGTCGGACAGACCATCGAAATCCCTGCCCACGTCATCCAGAAAGCCGCGGCCGCCGTCGCCCATACCGCGCCGTACCTGGCGGCGCCGATCACCACGCCCATCCCTGTCCACCAGTCCGTCGCATCGCACACCGCGCTGGCCACCCCCGGGAAACATGCGTCGCCGAAACCCGCCGCTCACCCGTCGTCGCCGGTCCCGACCCAGGCCACCCCCACTCATCAGCGGCCGGCCACGGCTCCGGCTCCGCACACCTCGACGCCGACGGTCCCATCCACCGCTGCAGCCGAAACCCCAACGCCCGCAGCGATCGTGGCTGCACCGACCACAGCGCCCGCGACGCCAACGATGCAGCACGCGTCGCCGGCCACCGGCGGCAACTCGGATCTGTCCACCACGATCGGCATCGGCATGGGCGCGGTCCTGGCCGGCGCGGTCTGGGCCGGCCTGTTGGCCACCCGCCGCCGACGAGGCCTGCGCCGTCCCCTCGGGGAGATCCCCGCTGCGGTTTCCCTACCGGCCGCGCGGATGGAACGGCGCATGCGTGAACGCGCCGGCACGGTCGACGTGATCTGGATGGACCGCGCTTTGCGCAGCGCGGCAGCGCTGTCCGCCGGCCGTCCCACCGATGCCCTGCCCGACGTCACCTGCGTGTGGCTGTCCACCGACGAACTCCAGTTGCAGCTGGCCACCCCCGTGCCCGCCCCGCATCCGTTCCTGGCCGAGGGGGACAGCTGGATCATCCCGACCGGCACCGAACTCCCCGACATCCCGGGTTGGACAGATCCAGCGGCGCCGTTCCCCACCCTGGCCAGCCTCGGCGACCAAGACGGCGAGACCCTGCTGGTGGACCTCGAGCGCCTCGGCGCAGTCACCATCGCCGGCGACCCGCAGCGCACCAGCGAACTGCTCAACCACCTGGCCGTCGAATTCGCGCACAACCTCTGGTCGGACCACCTGGAAGTCACCCTGGTCGGTTGGGGGGAGCCGCTGGTCGTCCTCAACCCCGACCGCGTCCGCTACGTCCCTACCGTCGCTGGTGTCACCGCCGCACTGAAGGGCCGTATCAGCGAGGCTGCAGAATCTCAGCAGGAACTGAACACCACGGTTCTGGCCAGCCGAATCAGCGACCAGACCGACGATGACATCTGGGCGCCTCAGGTGTTGCTGGTCGATGCCTCCACCGGTGGCGATCTCACCGAGCTGCAGAGCGTCCTGCAGCTCATCGCCGGAGCCGGCCGGGCGACTCTCGCCGTCGTGGTCCGGGCTGGTGACCTGTCCGCGGCCGGCGGTGCAACGATCATCATCGACTCCGACGGGATGCTGTCGCTGCCGGCGGTGCTGGGCGACAACCTGCAGGTGCAGGCGGCCAGCACATCTCAGGCTGACCTGGACCGACTCCTCGAGCTGTTCGTATCCACCGAAAAATTTGAGCGGCCGGGCCCGGCCAAAGAGATCGAGCCGTGGGCCGAGCACATGGACGTCGTCGGCGACCTGGTCGTCGACGACCTTCCCACCGCAGTGGCTTCGGTCGAGCCCGGCGACCTCGACGACGAGGACCTGGTCGACGAGATCACCGACACCGACGTTGGACAGAACCGGGACGCGCAGGTGTTGCCGATCCGCTCCCCGAAAGCCGAAGCAGCCCGGGCCGCGTTGGCCGCGGCGCTCGCCGCCGATCCGGACCTCGACGCGGACCTGGCCGAGTGGCACTCCGATGTCATCCTGCGCCCGAAGATCGGCGTTCTGGGGGCGCCGCTGGTCATCAGCAACGGCGTTGCTCCGTCGGCGCGGCGGTCGCGGTTCACCGAGATCGTCATCTATCTGGCGCTGCACCGTGAGGTGTCCGCCGACAAGTTCGCCACCGATCTGTGGGATGAGAAGTCGCAGCCCTCACCGCAGACCCGCCGCTCCGACGTGTCACGGTGCCGCACCTGGCTCGGCGTCGACGAAGAAGGCCGCCACTACCTCCCGGAGGCCCGCAACAAGCCATACCGGCTGACCCGTCTTCTGGACCTGGAGTTGTTTAAACGGCTCCGCAAACGCGCCGCAGCGAAACTCGGCGTCGGCGACACCGCCAGTGCCATCGCCGATCTGACGGCCGCGCTGCGGCTGGTGCGCGGACCGATCCTTGCCGAAGCATCCAAGGACGCCTACGCCTGGCTCACCGAGAGCGATCCAGCCAGCGTCGGCCAGGCCGCGTTCACTGTGCTCGGCGCCGCGCACCAACTGGTCGAGCTGGCCATGGCCGCCGGAGACCTGGACCTGGCCCACACCGCCGCCGACGCCGGCTACGAGGTCGGCCCGAAGGAAGACCTGCCGATGCGGGACAAGGCCCGCATCGCCCACCGCGCCGGCGACGAAGCCGCCGCCCGCGGCTGGGTGCTGGAGATCCTGCGGAACAACGCCGTCGAACTACCGGAAGACCTGGTCAATCACGAGACCTTCGTCGTGGTCAACGAGATCTTCCCGCAAGGACTCCGCGGAGCCTGACCCGTGTGCTGGGCACCGCGGCGGTCAGCGCCGAGGGTTGGACAGAAACGCAATCGAGGAAGGTGTCCGAACGATGCTGCAGCTGCTCCTGGGCGCCGCAGTCGGCGCCGCGGCCGCCCCAGGCATCCGCGCCGGCGCCGGGAGGCTGCAGAAAACTGGCCACCAACTGTCCGGGCAGGTCTGGTTGATGATGGTGGCGACCGCCATCGCTGGCGCAGCCGTAGCCACCCTGTCCGGGGCGCCCACGATCATCGCCTACGCGGCGTTCGCGGCGGCCATCGTGACGGCCGCGTTCGTCGACGCCGCCGAGCAACGCATCCCGGACCTCCTCACCTACCCGCTGCTGATCGCCGGAGTGGTCGG is from Nakamurella sp. PAMC28650 and encodes:
- a CDS encoding type II secretion system F family protein produces the protein MSIYNVLVVACVVVVISAMWGAGFALRGRAAGDGPFRSRATRVRTAGALTMARHRAVRWAVALGGGALVWLGTGWPIGGLLFAVLVMTVPFFFGGAKIAADRIRMLEALEQWVRYLSDAMSAGSMPVQTIVKSADHAPPAIKAQVTRLATRLATPRLDRNVVLEAFADEIDDALGDIVVLALKRAVNARGGERVPQVLQTLAEAVAADVKARRNIEKGRSGPRKETQTIVLFLAAGVGALSLFTNYPRMYATAEGQVVLSILGAVVLLALGMMRRLSVGGQPPRILTERNGGGGA
- a CDS encoding ATPase, T2SS/T4P/T4SS family → MTDIQQQSAFGGPDEVASEVDYALVGRIREEVNRQLEEYERTNGSLTPESTRQMASNLIMRELEIYTMSSAASGLGVMSAQDEIAVRDAVIARMFGMGRIEALLDNPEVEDLYICGSDPVIAKFFGGRKETWPPIAESDDDLINQAMAIATHQGMNERDITTARPFLNMNLPNHDARLAFIFGVTPRPIITIRRHRFVQVQLEHLVRWGTLSRAMMALLQAAVIGHRSILIVGPQSAGKTTMLRALCQCISSTERWATLETEYELLLHTMPERFPLLIAVEERVGSGEKDAAGNLAGQITLGDVFPWTLRHSLDRVVVGECRPRKLCLFCAPCRVATADRWRRSMRTRRGRRSSRWRPFS
- a CDS encoding RNA-guided endonuclease TnpB family protein, which translates into the protein MSIEIIRYAYRLRPGAEAKRSLVDEWHRCRFIWNEAVHQQRSGQRPTFGKLSKLLTQARGSFAWLRDGSQVAQQQTLRNYGLALNQSFKVKGHKRPKVKKRNGSLPTLAYTVRGFSIRDGRLRLPGGVSIPVVWSRSLPSEPTSCQVYQDSLGHWYASFVVRREAERLPDADGAIGIDWGVTKTATTTDNVYDLPYGGHRKRCAAELAKAQRKMSRRRRPRGQAQSNGYRQAKLSSAKIAKKAQRQNTHTARVWARSVVDNHGLIAIEDFKPKFLAKSTMARKSADAAIGATKRELIEYAQRAGRTVVMVQPAYTTMTCSHCFARATQRLGLAERNFLCHECGYTAHRDRNAARTILAVAERGHTSVDDVRHLPPSIESVSGAVRVRNP
- a CDS encoding type II secretion system F family protein — protein: MNPVLIGTLVTGGLVGLGVYLFVSVLVPERVSLAEAVGLDRSIAGMAVLEQEASSQVVVQGWATKWVARAEVKLNSWRLTTPDADLALIEWTRGRFLLARVALTGVAVIVGPAMWALLALAGAPLPFAVPQGMSLLFGLFLWYAVGLWVKGQAAARRLEMREALVSYLTLLALYKASGDGMVGALQQAATDSDAWTFRRIDARLSASVRAGGSPQGGLRRLGDELGIGELGDVADIAATAGLEGAGVFTTLLARANALRNQMQTDAESNAAANSVRLGVPKALLVATGVAFMMYPLISQISGA
- a CDS encoding SAF domain-containing protein, yielding MKISTTSKQAPAEPVGQINGSAVSAPVGPIAAVPKLRQPGRTRRPLMIALMVLTIVLGALGSLYFVNKSTERIAVAALSKDVAWGQVLTVSDLTEVSIVADPALQPVTWAHKSDVVGERATTDLLAGSLLTAGAVTATASVPPAGLALVGVLLKAGQMPSTPMTARDHVLLVVTAQIGASTSTTGAAAAPQTVAATVFTVGGVDATGSSTVDVLVLQASAASIASAAALGRVAIVLVPRS
- a CDS encoding LysM peptidoglycan-binding domain-containing protein → MIGRILRSLTALVVLVAAVVGAPIALWILGRQFLPDGVPNGAAIWAALWDKDTGSTFLGLLVIVGAVAWLVFTFCVIVEILARLSGRRRTWRIPGLEVPQSAASALIGTLLAGTIMMGGSMASAATPPVDLHQALAQKAAVTRVMDQATRLSPAAAKATTVRTSGAGHAAPQHHSRPAATTPSKTGPVWMVSRYDTLWSIAEKTLGSGDRFQEIADLNVGAPQPDGKALHSASTPLEIGWKLMLPSTAKLPATTSTASTTTSATVAAHSVKVKPGETLSSITERELGDADAYPAVATANHLANPDQIDVGQTIEIPAHVIQKAAAAVAHTAPYLAAPITTPIPVHQSVASHTALATPGKHASPKPAAHPSSPVPTQATPTHQRPATAPAPHTSTPTVPSTAAAETPTPAAIVAAPTTAPATPTMQHASPATGGNSDLSTTIGIGMGAVLAGAVWAGLLATRRRRGLRRPLGEIPAAVSLPAARMERRMRERAGTVDVIWMDRALRSAAALSAGRPTDALPDVTCVWLSTDELQLQLATPVPAPHPFLAEGDSWIIPTGTELPDIPGWTDPAAPFPTLASLGDQDGETLLVDLERLGAVTIAGDPQRTSELLNHLAVEFAHNLWSDHLEVTLVGWGEPLVVLNPDRVRYVPTVAGVTAALKGRISEAAESQQELNTTVLASRISDQTDDDIWAPQVLLVDASTGGDLTELQSVLQLIAGAGRATLAVVVRAGDLSAAGGATIIIDSDGMLSLPAVLGDNLQVQAASTSQADLDRLLELFVSTEKFERPGPAKEIEPWAEHMDVVGDLVVDDLPTAVASVEPGDLDDEDLVDEITDTDVGQNRDAQVLPIRSPKAEAARAALAAALAADPDLDADLAEWHSDVILRPKIGVLGAPLVISNGVAPSARRSRFTEIVIYLALHREVSADKFATDLWDEKSQPSPQTRRSDVSRCRTWLGVDEEGRHYLPEARNKPYRLTRLLDLELFKRLRKRAAAKLGVGDTASAIADLTAALRLVRGPILAEASKDAYAWLTESDPASVGQAAFTVLGAAHQLVELAMAAGDLDLAHTAADAGYEVGPKEDLPMRDKARIAHRAGDEAAARGWVLEILRNNAVELPEDLVNHETFVVVNEIFPQGLRGA
- a CDS encoding TadE/TadG family type IV pilus assembly protein — protein: MRTSWRRLRAAGGERGAGGQSLELLLLVPAVLVLFAVMVAVGRYQLGTSKIDQAAGAAARAASLQSTAAAAQPAAQSAAAASLDGAGITCQNISVIVDTSAFTAGAGSGAAVQVSVTCTVQWSDLSIPGWPGQKTITSTAASPLDLKRIGT
- a CDS encoding CpaF/VirB11 family protein — protein: MRQIATALDLVVFIDREAGVDRTTGEPTEIRYVTEILEVGPVSSDSGLPTVTEIFKPLEDLNRRAQDPRGYPVGAGLADDGLWARRAGLDLAWLQPEHGAWDGPFPLRSWLDPVNPDEGDLR